The following proteins are co-located in the Cutaneotrichosporon cavernicola HIS019 DNA, chromosome: 3 genome:
- the MDL1 gene encoding uncharacterized protein (ABC transporter transmembrane region): MASRGAAALLPSRLAVMAPRAGHVHVGVRLAAQASMATFRHPRLGSGSPLFLRSFSSALGTSRPLLPTPQTLRFARFESTSALPKPAADKEEGKDGKVDKAKVSTSVKVHPGMLPVQTKADSASVMKLLSLAKPQWKLLTVGVTCLVISTGVSLAVPYVIGKIIDFFAPGSKENLLFGLPLEQAAGVLAIVLLIGAIANSGRSICLRLAGQRTVAQIRNKTYRQYLALPPSHIETAGVGDALSRLGQDSSIVGQSLSENLGEGLKAVMGAGVGVGAIYLISPKLCMVMLLLFPPISVGSYFYGRYIRKLSLKTQEALGNMSKLAEERLSAHRTVTASNTQPSERALFAGKVSDVFNLQKKETYANGIFQGSNEVAGDFAMIGLLIYGGILVQRGEVTVGDMTTSLIYVNWIEWSLNTLAGFFTGLMRGVGASQRITSLHALPSPVPLSVGSKVVSADAGPIELRDVAFAYPTRPDVKVLDGVNLRIDQGEQVALVGGSGSGKSSIQLLLLRFYDPTGGQVLFGDKDIRDFEPESWRKRIGYVPQDPILFGGTIEDNIKYGHPEATREDVVAAAAIAHCDFIARMPEGFNTIITKASLSGGQRQRIAIARALVGKPSVLLMDEATSALDSESERAVNAALDKLFNDTDITVILIAHRLSSIAQADRVVYLEGGAIMEDSSYDDLITRPHGRFRKMVKGQMAKIKDPVDEDKIDGEPFSAPTQNNNSDGPPAISVNTPVSVSGANQRRGLHTSARRFSSESEVPKPPKDFRTVYSAANAPAEPLADLPMPVPQAPAAPITAYKPLPSMTLSRLIKVYAQLSKRNLSILMTLTATTGFALSPLPLSLPALACLTVGTFLTSAAANTFNQITEVPLDAQTPRTRVRPLVARRVTPFHAATFGVVCTALGGTILWFGCNPTTALLGIGNLLLYAGVYTPMKRFSVANTWVGAVVGAITPLMGWTATGGSLWPTADQPLLMHWPFAEGIPDLPNPMTAWMLAVLLFSWQFPHFNALSYMIRPFYALSGYPMLSVLSPRLNALVSLRHALILVPVCAVMAPLTGCVDWTFAITSALPNAYFVKSAWDFYRRTNEATAKRVFFVSLWYLPAVLGLMLLHKNFGGWLKAEHEWEHSEEGQAQILAIETARGRVLPDHGTIFSHPKEKEE; encoded by the exons ATGGCCTCCAGaggcgcggccgcgctTCTGCCATCGCGCCTGGCCGTGATGGCACCACGCGCGGGCCATGTCCATGTCGGCGTCAGGTTAGCTGCCCAGGCTAGCATGGCGACCTTTAGACATCCACGGTTGGGCTCGGGGAGCCCTCTTTTCCTCCGCTCCTTTTCCTCCGCTCTTGGGACGTCTCGCCCACTTTTGCCGACACCGCAGACTTTGCGGTTTGCCCGCTTCGAATCGACCTCAGCACTACccaagcccgccgccgacaaggaggagggcaaggatgGCAAGGTtgacaaggccaaggtaTCGACTTCCGTCAAGGTTCACCCTGGCATGCTGCCCGTACAGACCAAGGCGGACTCTGCGTCGGTCATGAAgctcctctcgctcgccaagccACAGTGGAAGTTGCTCACGGTGGGCGTTACATGTCTTGTGATTTCGACCGGTGTTTCGCTCGCTGTCCCATACGTTATCGGCAAGATTATCGACTTTTTCGCTCCAGGCTCAAAAGAGAACCTTCTGTTTGGCCTCCCGCTCGAGCAGGCGGctggcgtcctcgccatcgtACTCTTGATCGGCGCAATCGCCAACTCGGGCCGCAGTATCTgtctccgcctcgccggccAGCGCACCGTCGCCCAGATCCGTAACAAGACGTACCGTCAGTACCTCGCTCTCCCGCCGTCGCACATTGAAACTgctggcgtcggcgacgcgctctCCCGTCTGGGCCAGGATTCGTCGATTGTCGGCCAGTCGCTCTCCGAAAATCTCGGTGAGGGTCTCAAAGCAGTCATGGGTGCCGGtgttggcgtcggcgccatcTACCTCATCTCGCCGAAGCTGTGCATGGTCATGCTCCTGCTTTTTCCGCCAATCTCTGTCGGCTCGTACTTTTACGGCCGGTATATCCGCAAGCTGTCGCTCAAAACGCAGGAGGCACTCGGCAACATGTCCAagcttgccgaggagcgTTTGTCCGCGCACCGCACGGTGACGGCTTCCAACACCCAGCCGTCTGAGCGGGCGCTGTTTGCAGGCAAGGTTTCCGACGTGTTCAACCtgcagaagaaggagacGTACGCGAATGGCATCTTCCAGGGCTCGAACGAGGTCGCCGGCGACTTTGCCATGATCGGCCTTCTGATCTACGGCGGCATTCTTGTCCAGCGTGGCGAGGTGACTGTCGGTGACATGACCACCTCGCTCATCTACGTCAACTGGATCGAATGGAGTCTCAACA ctcTCGCTGGCTTCTTCACCGGTCTGATGCGCGGTGTTGGTGCGTCGCAACGCATCACTTCGCTCCACGCTCTCCCATCGCCTGTCCCTCTGTCTGTCGGCTCCAAGGTCGTGTCCGCTGATGCCGGTCCGATCGAACTCCGTGACGTCGCGTTCGCCTACCCCACGCGCCCTGACGTCAAGGtgctcgacggcgtcaacCTTCGCATCGACCAGGGTGAGCAGGTCGCTCTTGTGGGCGGCAGTGGCAGCGGCAAGTCATCGATCCAGCTGCTCCTACTTCGTTTCTATGATCCTACCGGCGGCCAGGTTCTCTTCGGTGACAAGGATATCCGTGACTTTGAGCCCGAGTCGTGGCGCAAGCGCATCGGCTACGTCCCACAGGACCCGATCCTTTTCGGCGGAACGATTGAGGACAACATCAAGTACGGACATCCTGAGGcgacgcgcgaggacgTTGTGGCAGCCGCTGCTATCGCGCACTGCGATTTCATCGCGCGGATGCCTGAGGGATTCAACACGATCATCACGAAGGCGTCGCTGTCCGgcggccagcgccagcgcatTGCTatcgcgcgcgctctgGTCGGCAAGCCGTCAGTCCTGCtcatggacgaggcgacgagTGCCCTCGACTCGGAGTCGGAGCGCGCCGTCAACGCCGCTCTCGACAAGCTCTTCAACGACACGGACATCACTGTCATTCTCATCGCGCACCGTCTCTCGTCTATCGCCCAGGCTGACCGCGTCGTTTatctcgagggcggcgccATCATGGAGGACAGCTCGTACGATGACCTCATCACTCGCCCTCATGGTCGCTTCCGCAAGATGGTCAAGGGCCAGATGGCCAAGATTAAGGACCCCGTCGATGAGGACAAGATTGACGGAGAGCCTTTTTCAGCCCCGACCCAGAACAACAATTCCGACGGCCCTCCCGCCATTTCTGTCAACACGCCAGTCTCCGTCTCAGGCGCCAACCAGCGCCGTGGACTGCACACGAGTGCGCGCCGCTTCTCGTCAGAGTCCGAGGTTCCCAAGCCGCCCAAGGATTTCCGCACCGTGTACTCGGCCGCCAACGCCCCGGCTGagccgctcgccgaccttcCCATGCCCGTTCCCCAGGCGCCTGCCGCTCCGATCACCGCCTACAAGCCGCTCCCTTCCATGACGCTTTCGCGCTTGATCAAGGTCTACGCACAGCTCTCGAAGCGCAACCTCTCGATCCTCATGACTCTCACGGCCACCACTGGCTTTGCACTCtcgccgctcccgctctCGCTTCCCGCACTGGCTTGCCTCACTGTCGGCACGTTCCTcacctcggccgcagcgAACACGTTCAACCAGATCACCGAGGTAccgctcgacgcgcagaCGCCGCGGACACGTGTGCGcccgctcgtcgcgcgccgcgtcaCGCCCTTCCACGCGGCTACATTCGGTGTGGTCTGCAccgcgctcggcggcacGATCCTCTGGTTCGGCTGcaaccccaccaccgcgcTGCTCGGCATCGGTAACCTCCTTCTTTACGCGGGCGTGTACACGCCGATGAAGCGGTTCAGCGTCGCCAACACGTGGGTCGgtgccgtcgtcggcgccatcACCCCCCTGATGGGTTGGACAGCGACCGGCGGTTCGCTTTGGCCCACCGCCGACCAGCCTCTACTCATGCACTGGCCGTTTGCTGAGGGAATCCCCGACCTCCCGAACCCCATGACTGCGTGGATGCTTGCAGTTCTTCTCTTTTCGTGGCAGTTCCCGCACTTCAACGCGCTCTCCTATATGATCCGCCCCTTCTACGCTCTCTCAGGCTACCCGATGCTGAGCGTCCTCAGCCCGCGTCTCAACGCACTCGTCTCGCTCCGGCACGcactcatcctcgtcccaGTTTGTGCCGTCATGGCACCGCTCACAGGCTGCGTCGACTGGACTTTTGCCATCACGTCGGCTTTGCCTAACGCCTACTTTGTCAAGTCGGCATGGGACTTTTACCGGCGCACCAACGAGGCGACCGCCAAGCGTGTCTTCTTCGTGTCGTTGTGGTACCTCCCTGCCGTGCTGGGCCTCATGCTCCTGCACAAGAACTTTGGCGGGTGGCTGAAGGCCGAACACGAGTGGGAGCacagcgaggaggggcaGGCGCAGATCCTCGCCATCGAGActgcgcgagggcgagtgcTCCCCGACCACGGGACCATTTTCTCACATCCCAAGGAAAAAGAAGAGTAG
- a CDS encoding uncharacterized protein (U3 small nucleolar RNA-associated protein 11), producing the protein MVNSARKNIMSRRNHKERAQPLHRAKLGILEKHKDYVHRARDYNSKKMRIKKLREKAAFRNKDEFYFGMVKGRTERGVHIQDRGNEALSVDVVKLLKTQDMGYIKMQITQDEKKISRLRGQLEVTASAGGSEEWAAAQELAEVEKLAEMGVVLDPSAATKPKSKGKSKARDVPSAGHIMFAQDRTEFEGYGADGEQTTQAATEEEAVDLGWLEPETAKKYKSTNETPVKAVEEVTEEDVRIHRLEMLAELSALLGRVRTLRDVETRIAKQKGLMGKGSARRVREAGYVEDANAQEDRNGDRKKWQEKMWKWKLERKK; encoded by the exons ATGGTCAACTCAGCACGGAAGA ACATCATGTCGCGGCGCAACCACAAGGAGCGTGCCCAGCCCCTGCACCGCGCGAagctcggcatcctcgagaAGCATAAGGACTATGTCCACCGCGCGCGTGATTACAACTCGAAGAAGATGCGCATCAAAAAGCTCCGCGAGAAGGCCGCGTTCCGCAACAAGGATGAGTTCTACTTTGGAATGGTCAAGGGCCGGACCGAACGCGGTGTGCACATCCAGGACCGCGGGAACGAGGCGCTCTCCGTCGATGTGGTCAAACTCCTCAAGACGCAGGATATGGGTTACATCAAGATGCAAATCACTCAGGATGAGAAG AAAATCTCCAGGCTCCGtggccagctcgaggtGACTGCGTCCGCGGGCGGGTCGGAGGAGTGGGCCGCGGCGCAGGaactcgccgaggtcgagaagctcgcAGAGATGGGCGTGGTGCTCGACCCCAGTGCGGCGACCAAGCCGAAGAGCAAGGGAAAGAgcaaggcgcgcgacgtgcCATCCGCCGGCCACATCATGTTCGCCCAGGACAGGACAGAGT TCGAGGGATACGGTGCGGATGGCGAGCAGACTACGCAGGCTGCAACGGAAGAGGAGGCCGTTGATCTTGGGTGGCTTGAGCCGGAAACGGCCAAGAAATACAAGTCGACGAATGAGACCCCAGTGAAGgccgttgaggaggtgACTGAAGAGGATGTTAGG ATACACCGCCTCGAGatgctcgccgagctgtcTGCGCTTTTGGGCCGCGTGCGGACACTGCGTGACGTCGAGACCCGGATCGCGAAACAGAAGGGGCTCATGGGCAAGGGCtcggcgcgacgcgtccgGGAAGCGGGCtacgtcgaggacgcgaaTGCGCAGGAGGACCGAAATGGCGACCGTAAGAAGTGGCAGGAGAAGATGTGGAAGTGGAAGCTCGAGAGGAAGAAGTAA
- the ERD2 gene encoding uncharacterized protein (ER lumen protein retaining receptor) — protein sequence MNIFRFLGDLSHLASIFILLHKIQTSRSCRGISFKTQALYLLVFVLRYLDLFTNFVSLYNTLMKLFFIGSSAYVLYLMRVRFRPTQDPSLDTFNVAYIVGPCALLALIFNYSFSFMEISWSFSIWTESVAIMPQLFMLQRTGEAETITTHYIAALGLYRALYIFNWIWRYFDDGSIDPIAVTAGIIQTAIYADFGYIYVTKVLQGEKFELPA from the exons ATGAACATCTTCCGCTTCTTGG GCGACTTGTCGCACCTCGCGTccatcttcatcctccTGCACAAGATCCAGACGTCGCGGTCATGCCGCGGTATCAGCTTCAAGACGCAGGCCCTATACCTGCTCGTGTTTGTCCTTCGGTACCTCGACTTGTTCACAAACTTTGTGTCGCTGTACAACACGCTCATGAAGCTCTTCTTCATcggctcgagcgcgtaCGTGCTGTACCTCATGAGGGTGCGGTTCCGGCCGACGCAGGACCCCTCGCTTGACACATTCAACGTCGCCTACATCGTCGGACCctgcgcgctcctcgccctcatcttCAACTACAGCTTCTCGTTCATGGAGATTTCGTGGAGCTTTAGTATCTGGACGGAGAGCGTGGCTATCATGCCCCAGCTGTTCATGCTGCAGCGCAccggcgaggccgagaccATCACCACGCACTACATCGCAGCGCTTGGGCTTTACCGTGCACTCTACATTTTCAACTGGATCTGGCG CTACTTCGACGATGGGTCCATCGACCCGATTGCTGTCACGGCCGGTATCATCCAGACCGCTATCTACGCCGACTTTGGGTACATT TACGTCACCAAGGTCCTCCAGGGAGAAAAGTTCGAGCTTCCCGCGTAA
- the SPF1 gene encoding uncharacterized protein (E1-E2 ATPase): protein MPTLDWKASRPGIVSSEIEWISFANPIPIYNRIYGLFWLSLYPLLYYAYHYRYKDWIQSEEWTFIYCVLVFGGHALSFLSTRWSNAIRAKLCYTTAFSFDSASTIRVVPKKGRGTGEFVPLDSKVAPGAAKPTYSFVYQRDTYVYQDDEESFTPIPYPCDEMPPIGDFQQSHGIVSHGVAKKIGKAAAAPQSLPSLDVLKAMYGPNECHIPIPKFMELFAEHAVAPFFVFQMFCVALWMLDEYWYYSLFTAFMLVVFECTVVFQRVRTLTEFRTMSITPYPVQAFRDGKWVEVMSNELVPDDLVSILRTKPDSGIPCDLLLLRGTCIVNEAMLSGESTPLLKESVDLRDPTDRLDINGADRNSVLFSGTKALQVSQGDDVVGSGIKTPDGGCLAVVLRTGFGTTQGQLVRTMIFSTERVSANNFESFLFILFLLIFAIAASAYVWIKGLERGLAKGKLLLDCILIITSVVPPELPMELSLAVNASLIALQKYAIFCTEPFRIPFAGRVDVCCFDKTGTITGEDLVVEGVCGVDAVDPKRLVPVTETSKETTLSLAAAHALVLLDDGTIVGDPMEKTTLQALDWKVSKGDNVSPNSKDAPHRHAINIRRRFQFSSALKRMSTISAVTDPSGRKWIAAVKGAPETLKTMYTNVPAFYEETYRYYTRRGSRVLALGIKEMKISADQINHIARDKVESDLEFAGFLVFHCPLKPDAVEVLKMLADSSHRCIMITGDNPLTAAHVARDVEIVDRDVMILDLKEGSSDEIVWRNVDETKIVPVDTSLPLDPEILRDYDICVTGAAVKEFEHREQWKALVSHTWVYARVSPSQKEYIVSTLRDLGYTTLMAGDGTNDVGALKQAHIGVALLDGTEDDLKKIGEHQRNERLKKVYEQQCKISARFNQPPPPVPPALREMYPELVATQEQVAADHSEAKRQNPMEKFDLATITSKLADMDDGQEVPQIKLGDASCAAPFTSKLSNVSAISNIIRQGRCTLVATIQMYKILALNCLITAYSLSVQYLDGIKFGDYQVTITGMLMSVCFLCISRAKPVDKLSRERPLGNIFNFYVLLSVLLQFAVHCAALLYITAISRTLEDLGEIDLDKKFEPSLLNTAIYLLGLSQQVSTFVLNFQGRPFREGIKENRPLYLGLLGASCVAYSGALDILPEFNSWLQLVDMKWSFRLVLTAVMVGDFVGCWVIETACKALFADLEPAEMVTRGRERREARRALEEKEKAEALPDLKEVVGEKKTQ from the exons ATGCCTACTCTGGACTGGAA GGCGTCCCGGCCTGGCATTGTGTCCAGCGAGATCGAGTGGATCTCGTTCGCCAACCCCATACCGATCTATAATCGCATCTACGGTCTCTTCTGGCTCT CATTATACCCGCTTCTTTACTATGCGTACCACTATCGCTACAAGGACTGGATCCAGTCCGAGGAGTGGACGTTCATCTACTGCGTCCTGGTCTTCGGCGGTCATGCTCTCAGCTTCCTCTCGACACGGTGGAGCAATGCGATCCGCGCAAAGCTCTGTTACACCACC GCGTTCTCCTTCGACTCTGCGTCTACCATCCGCGTCGTCCCCAAGAAGGGCCGCGGTACTGGCGAGTTTGTTCCTCTTGACTCCAAGGTCGCGCCCGGCGCCGCCAAGCCGACCTACTCGTTTGTCTACCAGCGCGACACGTACGTCTAccaggacgacgaggagagctTCACCCCCATTCCTTACCCGTGTGACGAGATGCCGCCCATTGGCGACTTCCAGCAGTCTCACGGCATCGTCAGCCACGGCGTCGCGAAGAAGATAGGCAAGGCTGCGGCCGCGCCACAGTCGCTCCCGTCCCTCGACGTGCTCAAGGCAATGTACGGCCCGAACGAGTGCcacatccccatccccaagTTTATGGAGCTCTTCGCTGAgcacgccgtcgcgccTTTCTTCGTGTTCCAGATGTTCTGCGTCGCGCTCTGGATGCTCGACGAGTACTGGTACTACTCGCTGTTCACGGCATTCATGCTGGTTGTCTTCGAGTGCACCGTCGTGTTCCAGCGCGTTCGCACTCTTACCGAGTTCCGCACCATGTCCATTACGCCGTACCCCGTCCAGGCGTTCCGCGACGGTAAGTgggtcgaggtcatgaGCAACGAGCTGGTCCCCGACGACCTCGTGAGCATCCTTAGAACCAAGCCCGACTCTGGCATCCCGTGCGACCTCCTTCTGCTCCGCGGCACGTGTATCGTCAACGAGGCCATGCTCTCCGGAGAGTCGACCCCACTCCTCAAGGAGTCGGTCGACCTTCGCGACCCTACTGACCGCCTCGACATCAACGGCGCGGACCGCAACTCTGTCCTCTTCTCCGGCACCAAGGCCCTCCAGGTCTCGCAGGGTGACGACGTTGTCGGTTCTGGTATCAAGACGCCCGATGGTGGCTGCCTCGCGGTTGTCCTCCGCACCGGCTTCGGTACGACCCAGGGCCAGCTCGTGCGCACCATGATCTTCTCTACCGAGCGTGTGTCTGCCAACAACTTTGAATCCTTCCTGTTCATTCtgttcctcctcatcttcgCCATCGCGGCCTCAGCGTACGTCTGGATcaagggcctcgagcgtggcctcgccaagggcaagctcctccttgactgcatcctcatcatcacctCGGTCGTCCCGCCCGAGCTCCCCATGGAGCTCTCTCTGGCCGTCAACGCCTCCCTTATCGCGCTCCAGAAGTACGCCATCTTCTGCACCGAGCCGTTCCGCATCCCGTTTGCGggccgcgtcgacgtgTGCTGCTTTGACAAGACTGGTACCATCACCGGCGAGGATCTCGTTGTTGAGGGTGTctgcggcgtcgacgccgtggACCCCAAGCGCCTCGTTCCGGTCACCGAGACCAGCAAGGAGACGACCCTCTCGCTTGCTGCCGCGCATGctctcgttctcctcgacgacggcaccATCGTCGGCGACCCGATGGAGAAGACCACGCTCCAGGCCCTCGACTGGAAAGTGTCCAAGGGCGACAACGTCTCGCCCAACTCCAAGGACGCTCCCCACCGCCACGCCATCAAcatccgccgccgcttccaGTTCTCGTCTGCGCTCAAGCGCATGTCCACCATCTCGGCTGTCACCGACCCCTCGGGCCGCAAATGGATTGCTGCTGTCAAGGGTGCTCCCGAGACGCTCAAGACCATGTACACCAATGTTCCTGCGTTCTATGAGGAGACCTACCGCTACTACACCCGTCGTGGTTCGCGTGTCCTCGCTCTTGGCATCAAGGAGATGAAGATTTCGGCCGACCAGATCAACCACATTGCgcgcgacaaggtcgagagCGACCTTGAGTTTGCCGGTTTCCTCGTTTTCCACTGCCCGCTCAAgcccgacgccgtcgaggttCTCAAGATGCTCGCCGATTCGTCGCACCGCTGCATCATGATCACTGGTGACAACCCGCTCACTGCCGCCCACgttgcgcgcgacgtcgagattGTCGACCGCGATGTCATGATCCTGgacctcaaggagggcTCGTCGGACGAGATTGTGTGGCGCAACGTTGACGAGACCAAGATTGTGCCCGTGGACACCTCGCTGCCACTCGACCCCGAGATCCTCCGCGACTACGACATCTGCGTGACCGGCGCTGCCGTCAAGGAGTTTGAGCACCGGGAGCAGTGGAAGGCCCTTGTCTCGCATACCTGGGTTTACGCGCGTGTCTCGCCTTCGCAGAAGGAGTACATTGTTTCGACTCTCCGTGACCTCGGCTACACCACCCTCATGGCTGGCGACGGCAccaacgacgtcggcgctcTCAAGCAGGCGCACATTGGCGTGGCTCTGCTCGACGGCACTGAAGACGACCTGAAGAAGATTGGCGAGCACCAGCGTAACGAGCGCCTCAAGAAGGTGTACGAGCAGCAGTGCAAGATCTCGGCCCGCTTCAACCAGCCCCCGCCTCCAGTCCCTCCCGCACTTCGCGAGATGTACCCCGAGCTGGTTGCGACGCAGGAGcaggtcgccgccgaccacAGCGAGGCAAAGCGTCAGAACCCAATGGAGAAGTTTGACCTCGCGACCATCACctccaagctcgccgacatggacgacgGGCAGGAGGTGCCACAgatcaagctcggcgacgcctCATGCGCCGCGCCTTTCACCTCGAAGCTGTCCAACGTCTCCGCTATCTCCAACATTATCCGCCAGGGCCGCTGCACTCTCGTTGCGACCATTCAGATGTACAAGATTCTCGCGCTCAACTGCCTCATTACTGCGTACTCGCTCAGTGTCCAGTACCTCGACGGCATCAAGTTCGGTGACTACCAAGTGACGATTACCGGCATGCTCATGAGCGTGTGCTTCTTGTGTATCTCTCGCGCCAAGCCGGTCGACAAGCTGAGCCGCGAGCGTCCCCTTGGCAACATCTTCAACTTCtacgtcctcctctcggTCCTCCTGCAGTTTGCGGTGCACTGCGCTGCACTGCTGTACATTaccgccatctcgcgcacTCTCGAGGACCTGGGCGAGATCGACCTGGACAAGAAGTTTGAGCCCTCGCTCCTCAATACTGCCATCTACCTCCTCGGTCTCTCGCAGCAGGTCTCGACCTTTGTCCTCAACTTCCAGGGCCGCCCGTTCCGCGAGGGCATCAAGGAGAACCGTCCTCTATACCTCGGTCTCCTCGGTGCCTCGTGTGTCGCGTACAGCGGTGCGCTCGACATTCTCCCCGAGTTTAACTCGTggctccagctcgtcgacatgAAGTGGAGTTTCCGCCTCGTGCTGACGGCCGTCATGGTCGGCGACTTTGTTGGATGCTGGGTCATTGAGACGGCGTGCAAGGCACTCtttgccgacctcgagcccgCCGAGATGGTCACCCGTGGCCGTGAACGCCGTGaagcccgccgcgccctcgaggagaaggagaaggcggaggCGTTGCCGGACCTCAAGGAGGTTGTTggggagaagaagacgcAGTAG